A single region of the Thermococcus sp. Bubb.Bath genome encodes:
- a CDS encoding sodium:proton antiporter: MIIDTMAQLLVLVTGIGVLSMIIGRKFNISYVPIFIIFGIIIGPVTFLVSRDVSREFFDYVRVFGLVVILFTEGHNLSWKLLKRNFATISILDTVGLVITALLAGAFFSWVFHAPFLIGFLFGAIISATDPATLIPLFRQHKVEQKIEITIVTESIFNDPLGIVLTAVAVAMIIPNASGGLFANLSTHFGIYGAAVVYFLYEVVSSIIIGAIVGLFGYWAIKKARIFDFPEIELFSLFLAFTAFFMGESIETSGYLAATVTGIVLGNYKVIGKWHRIQIMDEVMDAITREVEFNESLAAIATVFIFVLLGATLNLKLLGDNLIAGILIAFFIMLVARPIAALPILKWWNLKRYLFISLEGPRGVVPSALAAFPLSLALKYHSNILTPYWGDVILATTVITVLTTVIVETLWVPFLRERLLQPETVEDRILKQQRKKGKQIIS, from the coding sequence ATGATAATAGATACGATGGCGCAACTTCTGGTTCTCGTCACCGGGATAGGAGTACTCTCAATGATTATTGGAAGGAAATTTAACATATCATACGTTCCGATTTTTATTATCTTTGGAATCATCATAGGGCCAGTTACGTTCCTCGTGTCACGGGATGTTTCCCGTGAGTTTTTTGATTATGTCCGTGTCTTTGGGTTGGTGGTGATACTATTCACAGAAGGACACAACCTCAGCTGGAAACTCCTAAAACGGAACTTCGCAACAATATCCATTCTCGATACCGTTGGACTGGTTATAACAGCGCTTTTAGCAGGGGCATTTTTCTCATGGGTGTTTCATGCCCCATTCCTCATAGGCTTCCTCTTCGGGGCAATAATCAGCGCCACAGACCCTGCAACGCTCATTCCCCTATTCAGACAGCATAAGGTTGAACAGAAAATCGAAATTACAATAGTAACTGAGTCCATCTTCAACGACCCTCTTGGTATAGTTCTGACGGCGGTTGCAGTTGCAATGATAATTCCCAACGCCAGCGGAGGGCTCTTTGCGAACTTAAGCACTCACTTTGGTATCTATGGAGCAGCCGTTGTATACTTTTTATATGAAGTAGTAAGCTCGATTATCATAGGTGCTATTGTCGGACTGTTTGGGTACTGGGCTATAAAGAAAGCCAGAATATTTGATTTTCCAGAGATAGAGCTGTTCTCCTTATTCCTGGCGTTTACCGCGTTTTTTATGGGCGAGAGCATTGAGACTTCCGGCTACCTAGCGGCAACTGTCACCGGCATCGTCCTTGGAAACTATAAGGTGATAGGAAAGTGGCATAGGATCCAGATTATGGACGAAGTCATGGATGCAATAACAAGGGAGGTAGAGTTCAATGAGAGCCTTGCAGCGATAGCAACCGTGTTCATATTCGTTCTCCTTGGAGCAACTCTGAATCTAAAGCTCCTTGGAGATAATCTCATCGCAGGGATACTCATTGCGTTTTTCATAATGCTCGTGGCCAGACCCATAGCGGCGCTTCCTATTCTAAAGTGGTGGAATCTGAAGAGATATCTCTTTATATCCCTTGAGGGGCCCAGGGGGGTCGTTCCATCTGCACTTGCAGCGTTCCCACTCAGTCTAGCCCTGAAGTACCACAGCAACATTCTAACCCCCTACTGGGGCGATGTAATCCTCGCAACCACCGTTATAACCGTTCTGACAACGGTGATCGTTGAGACCCTGTGGGTTCCGTTCCTCAGAGAAAGACTGCTCCAGCCAGAGACCGTCGAAGACAGAATCCTCAAACAGCAAAGGAAGAAAGGGAAGCAAATCATCTCGTAA
- a CDS encoding indolepyruvate oxidoreductase subunit beta, with product MREYNIVITGVGGQGILTAANLLGWAALHAGHKVRVGEVHGMSQRFGSVIAYVRFGENVYGAMVPEGKADVILSFEPVEALRYINYLKKGGLVFTNARPIPPVQVSMGLATYPTLDEMKKIVEEDFGGKFMAFDAEKLALEAGNIVTTNVVLIGALSQTPGFPLSEEEIKEVIRISVPPKTIDVNMKAFELGVKAAKEMLRL from the coding sequence ATGAGGGAGTACAACATTGTCATCACGGGTGTTGGCGGCCAGGGAATCCTCACCGCGGCGAACCTCCTAGGCTGGGCCGCCCTCCACGCCGGCCACAAGGTCCGTGTCGGTGAGGTTCACGGAATGAGCCAACGCTTTGGAAGCGTTATAGCCTACGTCCGCTTCGGCGAGAACGTCTACGGCGCTATGGTTCCTGAGGGTAAGGCCGACGTCATACTCTCCTTCGAGCCGGTCGAGGCCCTCCGCTACATCAACTACCTCAAGAAGGGTGGCCTCGTCTTCACCAACGCGAGGCCTATCCCACCGGTTCAGGTCTCGATGGGGCTTGCGACCTACCCAACCCTCGACGAGATGAAGAAGATCGTGGAGGAGGACTTTGGCGGTAAGTTCATGGCCTTCGACGCGGAGAAGCTGGCCCTTGAGGCTGGAAACATCGTAACCACGAACGTCGTCCTCATCGGTGCCCTCAGCCAGACACCGGGCTTCCCGCTCTCTGAGGAGGAGATAAAAGAAGTCATCAGGATCAGCGTCCCGCCGAAGACGATCGACGTCAACATGAAGGCCTTTGAACTCGGCGTTAAAGCCGCTAAGGAAATGCTGAGGCTTTGA
- a CDS encoding acetate--CoA ligase family protein: MTLDYFFKPKAIAVIGASNDPLKLGYEVFKNLKKYKAGKVYPVNVKDEEVQGFKAYKNVKDIPDEVDLAVVVVPKRFVKQTIIDCGEKGVRGIILITAGFGEVGEEGKKEERELVEIAHKYGMRIVGPNCVGIMNTRDDMNATFVMDAKKGDIAFISQSGALGAGIIYKTVKEGIGFSKFVSIGNMADVDFSEFMEYLADTEDDKAIALYIEGLKDGRKFMEVAKRVTRKKPVIVLKAGKSESGARAASSHTGSLAGSWKIYEAAFKQSGVIIANTIDDMLSMSRAFTQPLPKGKRVAIMTNAGGPGVLTADAIDKLDLKLANLAERTIEELRSFLPPMAAVKNPVDMIASARGEDYYKTAKLLLQDPNVDMLISICVVPTFAGMTPTEHAEGVVKAVKEVDNGKPVLGLFMAGYVSEKAKKVLEANGIPSYERPGDVAAGAYALVEFAKARGVLKEE, encoded by the coding sequence ATGACGCTGGACTACTTCTTCAAGCCGAAGGCTATAGCCGTTATCGGGGCATCGAACGACCCCCTTAAACTGGGCTATGAGGTCTTCAAAAACCTCAAGAAGTACAAAGCCGGGAAGGTTTACCCCGTCAACGTCAAGGACGAGGAAGTTCAGGGATTTAAGGCCTACAAGAACGTTAAGGACATCCCGGACGAGGTCGACCTTGCGGTGGTAGTTGTTCCTAAGAGGTTCGTCAAGCAAACAATAATCGACTGCGGCGAAAAGGGTGTCAGGGGGATAATCCTCATTACAGCTGGCTTCGGCGAGGTCGGCGAGGAGGGCAAAAAGGAGGAGAGAGAGCTCGTCGAGATAGCCCACAAGTACGGAATGAGAATAGTCGGCCCGAACTGTGTTGGTATAATGAACACCCGGGACGACATGAACGCCACCTTCGTCATGGACGCTAAGAAGGGTGATATCGCCTTCATCAGTCAGAGCGGTGCTTTGGGAGCGGGAATCATCTACAAGACCGTCAAGGAGGGAATCGGCTTCTCCAAATTCGTCAGCATTGGCAACATGGCGGATGTGGACTTCTCCGAGTTCATGGAGTATCTGGCAGACACAGAGGATGACAAAGCCATCGCCCTCTACATAGAGGGCCTCAAGGACGGCAGGAAGTTCATGGAGGTTGCGAAGCGCGTCACCAGGAAGAAACCGGTGATAGTCCTTAAAGCTGGAAAGAGTGAGAGCGGCGCCAGGGCGGCATCAAGTCACACCGGCTCTCTGGCGGGAAGCTGGAAGATCTACGAGGCGGCCTTCAAGCAGAGCGGCGTTATAATCGCCAACACCATTGATGACATGCTAAGCATGTCGAGGGCATTCACCCAGCCGCTCCCGAAGGGCAAGCGCGTCGCTATAATGACCAATGCCGGCGGCCCTGGAGTTCTCACGGCAGATGCAATAGACAAACTCGATCTCAAGCTGGCCAACCTCGCGGAGAGGACGATTGAGGAGCTCCGCTCGTTCCTGCCGCCGATGGCGGCCGTGAAGAACCCCGTTGACATGATAGCCTCCGCCCGAGGAGAGGACTATTATAAGACAGCAAAGCTTCTTCTCCAGGATCCCAACGTTGACATGCTCATAAGTATCTGCGTCGTGCCCACTTTCGCAGGGATGACGCCAACGGAGCACGCGGAGGGGGTTGTTAAGGCCGTTAAGGAAGTGGACAACGGCAAGCCCGTCCTCGGCCTCTTCATGGCCGGCTACGTGAGCGAGAAAGCCAAGAAAGTCCTCGAAGCGAACGGAATTCCGAGCTACGAGAGGCCTGGGGATGTGGCCGCCGGTGCCTATGCCCTGGTGGAGTTTGCCAAAGCTAGGGGAGTCTTGAAGGAGGAGTGA
- the speB gene encoding agmatinase — MEFLYTYDTIKLEFPLTEPEEARFVILGVPFDGTTSFKAGARFGPTLVRHATLNLESYVLDYDIDIAELPIADIGDIAVVAGDPRKTADRVRETVEELKRVNPSAIPILLGGEHSQTLGAVEALRPRSYVVFDAHLDLRDSYEDNPYNHACVARRVSELGVKEAMFGVRSGTKEEVEFAEERGIKWVHARNYDFDAFVELVKPLPEPVYLSIDIDVFDLSMVPSTGTPEAGGLSFWDVVEAIEWLIERKEMAGFDIMEVAGENLGEITALTAAKLLFYFIGAFSKVKS, encoded by the coding sequence ATGGAGTTCCTCTACACGTATGATACCATCAAGCTTGAGTTCCCGCTTACTGAGCCGGAAGAGGCGAGGTTCGTTATCCTTGGTGTTCCCTTCGACGGAACGACCAGTTTCAAGGCCGGGGCGCGCTTCGGGCCCACGCTCGTGAGGCATGCAACGCTGAACCTTGAGAGCTATGTCCTTGACTACGACATCGACATAGCGGAGCTTCCAATAGCGGACATAGGCGACATCGCGGTCGTCGCCGGAGACCCCCGGAAGACCGCGGACAGGGTTAGGGAAACGGTTGAGGAGCTTAAGAGGGTAAATCCTAGTGCCATTCCAATCCTCCTCGGCGGTGAGCACTCTCAAACGCTTGGAGCCGTTGAAGCTCTAAGACCTAGGAGCTACGTTGTCTTCGACGCTCACCTCGACCTCCGCGATTCCTACGAGGACAACCCATACAACCATGCCTGCGTTGCGAGAAGGGTGAGCGAGCTTGGGGTTAAGGAGGCCATGTTTGGGGTAAGGAGCGGGACGAAGGAAGAAGTCGAGTTCGCGGAGGAGAGAGGGATAAAATGGGTTCATGCGAGGAACTACGATTTTGATGCCTTCGTCGAGCTCGTAAAGCCGCTCCCTGAGCCGGTCTACCTCTCAATAGATATCGACGTTTTTGACCTTTCTATGGTGCCATCAACAGGTACTCCCGAGGCGGGCGGATTGTCCTTCTGGGATGTGGTTGAAGCTATTGAGTGGCTTATCGAAAGGAAGGAGATGGCAGGCTTCGACATAATGGAAGTAGCAGGTGAGAACCTGGGAGAGATAACGGCACTAACGGCGGCCAAGCTGCTGTTCTACTTCATAGGGGCATTCTCAAAGGTAAAAAGTTAA
- a CDS encoding DNA-binding protein, which yields MKEQVLEWLRSGSEGAEDIVDLPWNVKEAGENRYVAEHPKIPFLLNVLFMDGFVRLAAPSGVETIAMRLEDKVKAYHTLLVLNERMNLLKFTLSGMNDEITLRVDLDEKTLGKEEFNDALTALLVGMNVLMDSLGLTQEFQEMIFERLALMVLGRMQNGASEKEIVEFLTKKVGMEKKEAEALLSELKKAVKEDERGYI from the coding sequence ATAAAGGAACAGGTTCTCGAATGGCTGAGAAGCGGAAGCGAGGGGGCGGAGGACATAGTTGACCTGCCCTGGAACGTCAAGGAAGCGGGAGAAAACCGCTACGTAGCTGAGCATCCAAAGATACCGTTTCTCCTGAACGTTCTTTTCATGGACGGCTTCGTGAGGCTCGCGGCTCCCTCCGGCGTGGAGACGATAGCCATGAGGCTTGAGGACAAGGTGAAGGCTTACCACACCCTCCTCGTCCTGAACGAGCGCATGAACCTCCTGAAGTTCACACTCAGCGGGATGAACGACGAGATAACCCTCCGGGTGGACCTAGACGAGAAAACCCTGGGAAAGGAGGAGTTCAACGATGCCCTAACCGCTCTCCTTGTTGGAATGAACGTCCTCATGGACTCCCTCGGTTTAACCCAGGAGTTCCAAGAGATGATATTCGAGAGGCTGGCCCTGATGGTACTGGGGAGAATGCAGAACGGTGCCAGCGAGAAGGAGATAGTTGAGTTCCTTACGAAGAAGGTGGGAATGGAGAAGAAAGAGGCAGAGGCACTTCTGTCAGAGCTCAAAAAGGCCGTCAAGGAGGACGAGAGGGGATACATCTGA
- the iorA gene encoding indolepyruvate ferredoxin oxidoreductase subunit alpha translates to MAKVTDIVLWDKPGEKVLLLGNHAIARGALEANIAVYAAYPGTPSSELTDTMAAVAEKAGVYMEYSTNEKVAFETALSAAWSGLRAMTAMKHVGLNVAADTFMSAVGMGVEGGFVIMVADDPSMWSSQNEQDTRVYGKFANVPVLEPSDPHEAKEMVKYAFDLSEKFKHFVILRTTTRSSHARGDVVLGELPEDIKQARRKFGKFKKDPTRFVDIPAHSRRFHPQILEKIEKIREELNNCPFNWIEGKEDAKVGIIAPGLSYAYVKEALAWLGVDDVKVLKLGTPFPVPYGLLEKFMDGLEKVLIVEELEPVVEEQVKTWAYDKGLRIPIHGKDLVPRVYEMTTRRAVTAIAKFLGIGTPINFAEIDEKYEKVSRIVPPRPPSLCPACPHRNSFFAIRKAAGPKAIFPSDIGCYTLGVLPPLKTVDTTVAMGASIGVAHGLSIATNGSLAEKEHKSGKEKQIIVATIGDSTFYHTGLPALANAIYNRSNVLIVVLDNLVTAMTGDQPNPGTGQTPHGMGRRIPIEDVAKAMGADFVAVVDPYDIKATYETVKKALQVEGVSVVVSRQVCALYKIGQMRRRGEKWPIYHVIEDKCTGCKICINAYGCPAIYWDSETKKAKVDPSMCWGCGGCVQVCPFDAFEPMKEEGE, encoded by the coding sequence ATGGCGAAAGTTACGGACATAGTTTTATGGGACAAGCCGGGGGAGAAGGTTCTCCTCCTGGGCAACCATGCCATAGCCAGAGGAGCGCTCGAGGCAAACATAGCGGTTTACGCCGCCTACCCCGGAACGCCGAGTTCAGAGCTTACCGATACGATGGCGGCCGTTGCCGAGAAGGCCGGCGTTTACATGGAGTACTCGACCAACGAGAAGGTTGCCTTTGAGACCGCCCTCTCCGCAGCATGGAGCGGCCTCAGGGCAATGACGGCAATGAAGCACGTTGGACTGAACGTCGCCGCGGACACTTTCATGAGCGCCGTCGGCATGGGCGTTGAGGGCGGTTTTGTCATAATGGTGGCCGACGACCCGAGCATGTGGTCTTCCCAGAACGAGCAGGACACGCGCGTTTACGGTAAGTTCGCCAACGTCCCTGTTCTCGAGCCAAGCGACCCTCACGAGGCCAAGGAAATGGTTAAGTACGCCTTCGACCTCAGCGAGAAGTTCAAGCACTTCGTCATCCTGAGGACGACCACCAGGAGCTCCCACGCGAGGGGCGACGTTGTCCTCGGCGAGCTCCCGGAGGATATAAAGCAAGCGAGGAGGAAGTTCGGAAAGTTCAAGAAGGACCCGACGAGGTTCGTTGACATCCCCGCCCATTCGAGGAGGTTCCACCCGCAGATCCTTGAGAAGATTGAGAAGATCAGGGAAGAGCTGAACAACTGTCCTTTCAACTGGATAGAGGGCAAGGAGGATGCAAAGGTCGGCATCATCGCTCCCGGCCTCAGCTACGCCTACGTCAAAGAAGCTTTAGCCTGGCTCGGTGTTGATGACGTCAAGGTACTCAAGCTTGGAACGCCGTTCCCGGTTCCCTACGGCCTGCTTGAGAAGTTCATGGATGGCCTTGAGAAGGTCCTCATCGTTGAGGAGCTTGAACCGGTGGTTGAGGAGCAGGTCAAGACTTGGGCCTACGACAAGGGCCTTAGAATCCCGATCCACGGAAAGGACCTCGTCCCAAGGGTATACGAGATGACCACCAGAAGGGCGGTTACCGCCATAGCCAAGTTCCTCGGAATCGGAACTCCGATAAACTTCGCCGAGATCGACGAGAAGTACGAGAAAGTTTCCCGGATAGTCCCGCCGAGGCCGCCGAGCCTCTGCCCAGCGTGCCCGCACAGGAACAGCTTCTTCGCCATAAGGAAGGCCGCTGGACCCAAGGCGATCTTCCCGAGCGACATAGGCTGTTACACCCTCGGCGTCCTCCCGCCCCTCAAGACAGTTGACACCACAGTCGCTATGGGTGCCTCAATTGGAGTTGCCCACGGCCTCAGCATAGCAACCAACGGCTCACTTGCCGAGAAGGAGCACAAGAGCGGAAAGGAGAAGCAGATCATCGTGGCTACCATTGGTGATTCAACATTCTACCACACAGGTCTGCCGGCCCTTGCGAACGCCATCTACAACCGCTCCAACGTGCTCATCGTCGTCCTCGACAACCTCGTTACGGCAATGACAGGCGACCAGCCGAACCCGGGAACAGGACAGACGCCGCACGGCATGGGCAGGAGGATACCGATAGAAGATGTCGCCAAGGCTATGGGGGCTGACTTCGTTGCGGTCGTTGATCCCTACGACATAAAGGCCACCTACGAGACGGTGAAGAAGGCCCTCCAGGTCGAGGGAGTGAGCGTCGTCGTCTCAAGGCAGGTCTGCGCCCTCTACAAGATCGGCCAGATGCGCAGGAGGGGCGAGAAATGGCCCATCTACCACGTCATCGAGGACAAGTGTACCGGCTGTAAGATCTGTATCAACGCCTACGGCTGTCCGGCAATCTACTGGGATTCTGAGACCAAGAAGGCGAAGGTCGACCCGAGCATGTGCTGGGGCTGCGGCGGATGCGTCCAGGTATGTCCGTTCGATGCCTTTGAGCCCATGAAGGAGGAGGGTGAGTGA
- a CDS encoding chloride channel protein, with product MFTFKPRDLFKIEGESFSKRISHCHSLREWVLDILLALVVGVGSGFGAILFRLLIKFFYLSFYRFLPSFTYHGFNFNLLFIPMVGGLIIGPIVYYVATETKGHGVPELMESVHLKHGIVRLRVLPMKLLVSSITIGSGGSAGREGPIAQIGGTIGSILGQFFNLDEAKKKSLICWGAGAGIAGTFNAPIGGTFFGLEVVMGKLRVRDIVPAFVASLVSAGIVTEVLGSRPAFKTTLPWLHVGLGSLPIFGLLGIVFGVLAFFWVKLFYLIEDFFERNFGIPNWVKPAIGFPVAGIFGAILIYYYSTSEGINLSPMYFGVMGVGYNGIDLALRMSFPIYLFLILGLLKMISTAFTIGSGGSGGIFAPSLYAGTMFGMFIGWTLMGFPAHPDPNVLLPYAVAGMGALFAGAARAPLTAIFQTAEMTRAFNLLPSITIMYVLSYITFDILLKGSSIYTLKLEKKGLRMGDEELMMDMLENIKVGEAMTPAEKVITFSPDDDITDVMKTIALTSHRTYPVVEDGKLLGVLALRTITKCTKKCKKVSDLMSRDMVIAYPDENLRDAMLRLDRSNRGSLIVVSRDDERRLVGILTRTDIIRTLSKYI from the coding sequence ATGTTCACGTTCAAACCCCGGGATCTCTTTAAAATTGAAGGGGAGTCATTCTCCAAAAGGATCAGCCATTGCCATTCCCTTCGTGAGTGGGTGCTTGATATCCTTCTTGCTCTCGTGGTGGGGGTAGGAAGTGGGTTTGGAGCGATTCTGTTCAGGTTACTGATTAAATTTTTCTATTTGAGTTTCTATCGCTTCCTTCCGAGTTTTACATACCACGGTTTCAATTTTAATCTCCTTTTTATCCCTATGGTAGGAGGTCTCATCATAGGCCCCATTGTTTACTATGTGGCTACTGAAACTAAGGGGCATGGTGTTCCGGAGCTTATGGAGTCGGTTCACTTGAAGCACGGCATCGTGAGGTTGAGGGTGCTTCCTATGAAGCTCCTTGTTTCTTCAATAACCATTGGTAGCGGTGGAAGTGCCGGTAGAGAAGGGCCTATAGCCCAAATCGGGGGCACCATCGGGTCAATACTTGGCCAGTTCTTCAACCTGGATGAAGCCAAAAAGAAGTCGCTAATCTGCTGGGGAGCTGGGGCTGGTATAGCGGGTACATTCAACGCTCCAATCGGTGGGACTTTCTTCGGGCTGGAAGTTGTTATGGGCAAGCTAAGAGTTAGGGATATTGTACCTGCGTTTGTTGCCTCGTTGGTGAGCGCTGGTATAGTGACCGAAGTTCTGGGAAGTCGTCCTGCTTTTAAGACTACACTTCCATGGCTTCATGTTGGCCTCGGGTCTCTTCCGATATTTGGGTTGTTGGGTATAGTGTTTGGGGTTCTTGCTTTCTTCTGGGTAAAACTCTTTTATCTTATTGAGGACTTTTTCGAGAGGAACTTTGGGATTCCAAACTGGGTGAAGCCTGCCATTGGATTTCCAGTTGCTGGCATTTTCGGTGCGATTTTAATATACTACTACTCGACTAGTGAAGGGATCAACCTAAGTCCCATGTACTTTGGGGTGATGGGTGTTGGATACAACGGAATAGACCTTGCCTTGAGGATGAGTTTTCCAATATACCTATTCCTTATTCTGGGACTATTGAAGATGATCTCAACAGCCTTTACAATAGGTTCTGGAGGAAGTGGGGGTATATTCGCACCCTCACTGTATGCTGGAACTATGTTTGGTATGTTTATTGGATGGACTTTGATGGGATTTCCCGCTCATCCCGATCCCAATGTTCTCCTCCCATATGCTGTGGCAGGGATGGGGGCCCTATTTGCCGGAGCAGCTCGGGCTCCCTTAACCGCCATCTTTCAGACCGCGGAGATGACTCGAGCATTCAATCTGTTACCATCGATAACTATCATGTATGTTTTGAGTTACATTACGTTTGATATACTGTTGAAGGGTTCGTCCATTTACACTTTGAAACTGGAGAAGAAGGGTTTGCGGATGGGGGATGAGGAACTGATGATGGACATGCTGGAAAACATAAAAGTTGGTGAAGCCATGACCCCTGCTGAGAAAGTAATCACATTCTCCCCAGATGATGACATAACTGATGTGATGAAAACGATAGCCCTTACCTCCCATAGGACGTACCCTGTTGTTGAGGATGGAAAATTACTGGGTGTACTCGCTCTCAGAACCATTACGAAGTGCACTAAGAAGTGTAAAAAAGTTAGTGATTTGATGTCCAGGGACATGGTTATAGCGTATCCTGACGAGAACTTGAGGGATGCCATGCTAAGGCTTGACCGGAGTAACAGGGGAAGTTTAATAGTAGTCTCCAGAGACGATGAACGGCGGCTGGTTGGTATCCTCACAAGGACGGATATCATAAGGACGCTAAGCAAGTACATATGA
- a CDS encoding cation:proton antiporter → MDPVTWLLFTIGIALILAKIGDSIIERFELPGVLGELIAGMILGNLVYFGYVAPQYLPLVTGQGFQGTAIEISDFLAKLGIIFLLFLGALDTDIDQLKKTGVTATVSTVLGVFAPLLMAWWALMTMGYPSREAFAGGVLLTATSIGLTVRVMMDLGVLKSEVGAASLSASVMDDFLGIALVIFAVGSGSLLNLTVKIVIFFIITGVLGWYFIDYYIKFAERLHIEKGILGMAIGMMFLFAALAEGWFAAAIEGAFMMGLILSKLPEGKRMMEDVRAIGYGLLIPFFFVHTGAMLNMTVFEHRNALILATVMSTIAILGKIIGRGFGAWITAWGRGRDFLLTRENAWMSLQMGIGSIPRTEVALVDLMVAIQGKAIPPKDAPEFIAATLIFITVSVLVTPPMLKWAFKAEMEEAKAAKAAQKVERINKTKKKIKEMKGSQ, encoded by the coding sequence ATGGATCCAGTGACTTGGCTACTCTTCACCATCGGTATAGCGCTCATCCTCGCTAAAATAGGTGATTCAATAATAGAGCGCTTTGAACTCCCTGGTGTTCTGGGAGAGCTCATAGCGGGAATGATTCTTGGTAACCTTGTTTACTTTGGTTACGTTGCTCCACAGTATCTCCCCCTAGTCACGGGACAGGGATTTCAAGGGACTGCAATAGAGATATCGGACTTCTTGGCGAAGCTCGGCATAATCTTCCTTCTTTTTCTCGGTGCATTGGATACCGACATCGACCAGCTCAAGAAAACTGGTGTTACTGCAACGGTTTCTACTGTCCTTGGAGTTTTCGCCCCACTTCTCATGGCGTGGTGGGCCTTAATGACCATGGGATATCCAAGCAGAGAGGCCTTCGCCGGTGGAGTTCTCCTCACAGCGACGAGCATCGGTTTAACAGTCCGCGTCATGATGGACCTTGGGGTTCTCAAGAGTGAGGTCGGTGCAGCATCGCTCAGCGCGAGTGTCATGGACGACTTCCTTGGAATAGCCCTCGTCATATTCGCAGTGGGCAGCGGTAGCCTTCTCAACCTGACAGTTAAGATAGTGATTTTCTTCATCATAACGGGAGTCCTCGGATGGTATTTCATAGACTATTACATTAAATTCGCCGAGAGACTTCACATTGAGAAAGGCATCCTCGGAATGGCAATTGGGATGATGTTCCTCTTCGCGGCGTTGGCCGAGGGATGGTTCGCGGCGGCCATTGAGGGCGCTTTCATGATGGGGCTTATCCTCTCAAAGCTCCCAGAGGGCAAGCGCATGATGGAAGACGTTAGGGCGATAGGATATGGCCTCCTCATACCCTTTTTCTTCGTCCACACGGGTGCCATGCTTAACATGACGGTCTTTGAGCACAGGAATGCCCTCATTCTGGCGACCGTTATGTCAACCATAGCAATATTGGGAAAAATCATCGGAAGGGGCTTTGGTGCTTGGATAACCGCTTGGGGTCGCGGGAGGGACTTTCTCCTCACTAGAGAGAACGCTTGGATGTCGCTTCAGATGGGTATCGGCTCAATCCCTAGGACTGAGGTTGCCCTGGTTGATTTGATGGTTGCAATACAGGGCAAGGCGATACCTCCAAAAGATGCCCCGGAGTTCATAGCGGCGACGCTGATATTCATAACTGTCTCGGTGCTTGTGACACCGCCAATGCTGAAGTGGGCCTTCAAGGCCGAGATGGAAGAGGCAAAAGCAGCGAAGGCGGCTCAGAAGGTCGAGCGCATAAACAAGACAAAGAAGAAGATAAAAGAGATGAAGGGCTCTCAATGA
- a CDS encoding CBS domain-containing protein has product MDRESALEKFHAIRLMDIAPDLKTIPMVESNTDILDVLKILRTRHHVWVVENRKTMRLVGIIRYLDVIDILLPPEAHRFKLGMTSRIMKSLLGGATTAGDVAEKQPLAIEDTETVLDALMKMRKYKTQVLAVVEGDKLVGEVSLRILIDELLRLMRVGGAQWIQ; this is encoded by the coding sequence ATGGACAGAGAGAGTGCACTTGAAAAATTCCACGCCATCAGGCTTATGGACATAGCGCCCGACCTCAAGACAATCCCCATGGTTGAGTCAAACACAGACATACTCGATGTGTTGAAGATACTCCGCACCAGGCACCATGTCTGGGTCGTTGAGAACAGAAAAACAATGAGGCTCGTCGGCATCATAAGGTACCTCGATGTCATAGACATACTCCTACCTCCAGAGGCTCATCGCTTCAAGCTTGGGATGACAAGCAGGATTATGAAGTCCCTCCTCGGCGGTGCGACCACAGCCGGTGACGTTGCCGAGAAGCAGCCCCTCGCAATAGAGGACACGGAGACCGTGCTGGACGCGCTCATGAAGATGCGTAAGTACAAAACTCAGGTTCTCGCGGTGGTTGAGGGAGATAAGCTTGTCGGTGAGGTTAGTCTGAGGATACTAATCGATGAACTGCTAAGACTGATGCGGGTGGGTGGTGCCCAATGGATCCAGTGA